In the genome of Croceimicrobium hydrocarbonivorans, one region contains:
- a CDS encoding IS3 family transposase, which translates to MKADYAVSTARACKIISLERSGYYYISKRDDKEVEEKLRWYAEHYPARGCPFYTKRIRKEGYAWNKKRIRRVYIKLGNKRKRKWKRRIPNPDKEVLLQPLAPNLCWSADFMQDRLENGVKMRVLNIIDDYNREALACKVSSSFPSEHVVEQFEQLIEWHGKPFTIRTDNGTEFMAEAFQKFCKRHQIKHLRIQKGKPMQNGFCERFNRTLREDVLNAYLFETKTQMQELINHWMEDYNQNHPHSSLGDMSPREFKQRLIA; encoded by the coding sequence ATTAAAGCGGATTACGCTGTCAGTACTGCCAGGGCCTGTAAAATCATTAGCCTTGAGCGCTCTGGATATTACTATATATCCAAGCGAGACGATAAGGAGGTAGAGGAAAAGCTACGCTGGTACGCGGAGCATTATCCTGCGCGTGGCTGCCCATTTTATACCAAGCGTATTCGTAAAGAGGGTTATGCCTGGAACAAGAAACGTATCCGCAGGGTGTACATCAAACTGGGGAACAAGCGCAAGAGGAAATGGAAGCGACGTATTCCTAACCCTGACAAAGAGGTGTTGCTGCAGCCTTTAGCTCCTAACCTATGTTGGAGTGCCGACTTCATGCAGGACCGCTTAGAGAATGGTGTGAAAATGCGTGTGCTCAACATTATTGACGACTACAACCGCGAAGCTTTGGCTTGCAAGGTATCCAGCAGTTTCCCTTCCGAACATGTAGTAGAGCAATTTGAGCAGCTAATAGAGTGGCACGGTAAGCCATTTACCATAAGAACTGATAACGGAACAGAGTTTATGGCAGAAGCCTTTCAAAAGTTTTGCAAACGACATCAGATAAAACACTTAAGAATACAGAAAGGAAAACCTATGCAGAATGGCTTTTGTGAACGCTTTAACCGCACCCTGAGAGAAGACGTGCTCAACGCTTATCTCTTTGAAACGAAGACGCAGATGCAAGAGTTAATCAATCATTGGATGGAAGACTACAATCAAAACCATCCGCATTCTTCTCTTGGAGACATGTCTCCAAGAGAATTTAAACAAAGGCTTATTGCCTAA
- a CDS encoding transposase: MKKSRFSESQISQALKEHEAGKKVQDICKELGISANTFYIWRKKYGGMDSAMLRKYKELERENTKLKQMYADLSLDHRILKDVVEKKL, encoded by the coding sequence ATGAAAAAATCAAGATTTAGTGAAAGCCAGATCAGCCAGGCTTTAAAGGAGCATGAGGCTGGTAAGAAAGTACAGGATATCTGCAAGGAGTTAGGTATAAGCGCCAATACTTTTTATATCTGGCGCAAGAAGTACGGAGGCATGGATTCAGCAATGCTACGCAAGTACAAGGAGTTAGAGCGAGAAAACACGAAGCTAAAGCAGATGTATGCGGATTTGAGCTTAGACCACAGGATCCTTAAGGATGTGGTGGAAAAAAAGCTCTAG